Proteins found in one Deltaproteobacteria bacterium IMCC39524 genomic segment:
- a CDS encoding nitroreductase family protein encodes MDTFDAIYQRRAIKHFDPEHQLTNEEENKILEAAIQAPTSFNIQHWRFVIIRDPALRQRIRTEFGNDQAQMTDASLLIIMTADTMAWAKEPGRYWQNAPQEVCDLLVNWMGPFHEGREWLQRDEAQRSIGLAMQTIMLSAKAMGYDSCPMIGFDIDKVAELINLPDDHVMGPMVAIGKKTKESWPKPGQLPLNQLVFENSF; translated from the coding sequence ATGGACACTTTTGACGCTATTTACCAACGTCGCGCAATCAAGCATTTTGACCCTGAGCATCAATTGACTAATGAAGAAGAAAACAAAATTCTTGAGGCGGCCATTCAGGCCCCCACCAGTTTCAACATTCAACATTGGCGGTTTGTGATTATTCGCGACCCAGCCTTGCGACAGAGAATTCGCACTGAGTTTGGCAATGATCAAGCCCAGATGACCGATGCCTCCCTTCTTATCATTATGACTGCGGATACCATGGCCTGGGCTAAAGAGCCAGGCCGTTACTGGCAGAACGCGCCACAAGAGGTATGCGACCTGCTGGTAAACTGGATGGGCCCATTTCATGAAGGACGTGAGTGGTTGCAGCGTGACGAAGCACAGAGATCAATCGGCCTGGCGATGCAGACGATCATGCTCTCTGCGAAAGCAATGGGCTATGACTCCTGCCCAATGATCGGTTTTGACATTGATAAGGTCGCAGAATTAATCAACTTGCCAGACGACCATGTTATGGGCCCAATGGTGGCCATTGGTAAAAAAACCAAGGAGTCCTGGCCAAAGCCTGGTCAATTACCTCTCAACCAGTTAGTTTTTGAAAATTCTTTCTAG
- a CDS encoding U32 family peptidase — MKRKIELLAPGGDIESVKAAIVAGADAIYFGLNTFNARMRATNIELDDLAGIVSLAHRNSCQIFIAINIVIVESEIRALINLLNKLVNTKIDGVIVQDLGLLYLLSTYFKSLKIHASTQLTTHNEGQIKFLSEISATRVNLSRELNLDELHTLTRVGHENNILSEVFVHGSHCLSFSGICYISSALEGKSANRGRCNQSCREQYVTTPKGKKFPLNLKDNSAFNDLKALSDAGVDSVKIEGRMKKFHYVYTVVNAWRSLLDNFYRHNQSSGDDTALYQVFNRDFTNAFLMDNLNNEVFIDNPRDNSALYFHEANRRSADTDIRLTKTELHDIRTGIINKAQAKIALLDVGKTPLKICVSGEFGGVLKAFITSADISITPFEILSVSRLVPVQGSRAGLDYESLYQRLGPGDESEHVLGELECENLQKGLFLPLKELTTIKKSMLFVLNGSTDEIEPIEIPRLEEPTTLKNKPRLSVLISSIAQLELCSESSADLFFHLPSCFPDDSSALVELFQENQILTPWFPPVLIGKDYTAAVDILDQVKPKRIVTNNTGIAYEASKKGIAWIAGPYLNIVNSFSLLCLKEKLNCSGSFLSNEISRKQILKIIPPKDFKLYYSIYHPVLLLTSRQCLLHTIEGCTKSIVDDECTLECNRSTSIKNLKDGALFVDKSKGCYHRIYNEHNFLNADIVTDLPDRFSSFFIDLTAVKTATKVAMNETRVIRIFEDLLNEKPQAREELAKAISPSSNAQYQRGI; from the coding sequence ATGAAAAGAAAAATTGAACTGCTCGCACCAGGCGGGGATATCGAATCTGTAAAGGCTGCCATTGTGGCCGGTGCTGATGCGATATACTTCGGCCTGAATACTTTTAACGCCAGGATGCGGGCAACCAATATCGAACTTGATGACTTAGCCGGTATCGTCTCTCTTGCCCACAGGAACAGCTGCCAAATCTTTATAGCGATCAACATTGTGATCGTTGAAAGTGAAATTCGAGCTCTAATCAACCTGCTGAACAAACTCGTAAATACCAAAATCGATGGCGTGATTGTTCAGGACCTGGGCTTGCTTTATTTGTTATCAACCTACTTTAAAAGTCTTAAAATCCATGCCTCGACTCAACTGACAACGCACAACGAAGGTCAGATAAAATTCCTAAGTGAGATCTCTGCAACCCGGGTCAATTTATCCAGGGAGCTGAATCTTGATGAGTTGCATACTCTGACGCGGGTTGGGCATGAAAATAACATTCTCAGTGAAGTCTTTGTCCATGGATCCCACTGCCTCTCTTTCTCGGGGATTTGCTATATAAGTTCTGCCCTTGAAGGGAAATCGGCAAATCGCGGTCGCTGCAACCAATCCTGCCGGGAGCAGTACGTGACCACCCCTAAGGGCAAAAAATTCCCCCTTAACCTTAAAGACAATTCTGCTTTTAATGATCTTAAAGCGCTCTCTGACGCCGGCGTTGACTCTGTAAAGATAGAAGGGCGGATGAAGAAGTTTCATTACGTCTATACGGTTGTGAATGCGTGGCGAAGCCTGCTCGATAATTTCTATCGTCATAATCAGTCCAGCGGCGATGATACCGCTCTTTATCAGGTGTTTAACCGGGATTTCACCAATGCTTTTCTGATGGACAACCTCAATAATGAAGTCTTTATCGACAATCCCAGAGATAATTCCGCCCTTTATTTCCATGAAGCAAATAGACGTTCCGCTGATACAGATATCCGACTGACGAAGACTGAACTCCACGACATAAGAACCGGTATTATCAACAAGGCACAAGCAAAGATTGCCCTCTTGGACGTTGGGAAAACTCCCTTGAAGATTTGTGTTTCCGGTGAGTTCGGCGGGGTTCTGAAAGCCTTCATAACGAGTGCTGATATTTCCATCACCCCGTTCGAAATTCTTTCTGTGTCGAGGTTAGTCCCTGTGCAGGGCAGCAGAGCAGGGCTGGATTACGAGAGTTTGTATCAACGGCTGGGACCTGGCGATGAATCGGAACATGTTCTTGGCGAGTTGGAATGCGAAAATCTGCAAAAGGGCCTTTTCCTGCCACTTAAAGAGCTCACTACAATCAAGAAGAGCATGCTTTTTGTCCTCAATGGCTCAACAGACGAGATTGAGCCGATCGAGATCCCGCGATTAGAAGAACCGACTACTTTAAAAAACAAACCCCGTCTCTCGGTATTGATTTCTTCCATAGCACAACTGGAGCTGTGTTCCGAGAGCTCTGCTGATTTGTTTTTCCATCTCCCTAGTTGCTTTCCTGATGACTCGTCTGCGTTGGTAGAACTTTTTCAGGAAAACCAGATCTTAACGCCGTGGTTCCCTCCGGTTCTGATTGGTAAGGACTATACTGCCGCAGTTGATATCCTTGATCAGGTAAAGCCCAAGCGGATTGTAACAAACAACACCGGGATCGCTTACGAGGCGTCTAAGAAGGGGATTGCCTGGATCGCAGGCCCTTATTTGAATATCGTTAATTCCTTCAGCCTTTTATGCTTAAAGGAGAAACTCAACTGTTCCGGTTCATTCCTGTCAAATGAGATCAGCCGCAAGCAGATTTTGAAAATCATCCCACCGAAAGATTTTAAACTCTACTACAGCATTTATCATCCGGTTTTGCTCCTGACGAGTCGACAATGTTTACTTCACACGATTGAAGGCTGTACCAAAAGCATTGTGGATGATGAGTGTACACTTGAATGCAACAGGTCTACTTCCATTAAGAACTTGAAAGATGGTGCTCTGTTTGTTGATAAATCGAAAGGTTGTTATCATCGCATCTATAACGAGCATAACTTTTTGAACGCAGATATAGTGACTGATTTGCCGGATCGGTTCTCCAGCTTTTTCATCGATTTAACGGCTGTGAAAACTGCAACGAAAGTCGCCATGAATGAAACGCGTGTCATTAGGATTTTTGAGGACCTTTTGAATGAAAAACCACAGGCAAGAGAAGAACTTGCAAAAGCGATATCTCCCTCATCGAACGCCCAATATCAAAGAGGCATCTAA
- a CDS encoding DEAD/DEAH box helicase, translated as MSFSSLGLRAELLSAIATQGYTTPTPIQSQAIPVIFEGCDLLAGAQTGTGKTAAFALPIVQMLSETTTYKKRRHPRALVLVPTRELAAQVSEQMQNYGRRLSLRSIKIYGGVNIRPQMERLDRGVDIVVATPGRLLDHAERGTIKLNEIEFLVLDEADRMLDLGFIDDILRVAEFLPGDRQNLLFSATYSKSIKQLADELLDQPRRIEVERRNIAADAITQAIYPVERSRKREMLSHLIRKGNWSQVLVFTRTRYGADKLTDELLFDGIKAAPIHSNKSQSIRTRTLAEFKKGEVRVLVATDVAARGLDIANLPYVVNYELPQVPEDYVHRIGRTGRAGEDGVAISLVCPAEQARLVEIEKLLEYAIPQESIAEFPVIAVKRGVKAKPGKKAKGASKSKQKSAKAKSPAKTKKAAAKPAKAKSPTKTTTGRRGKADTKSPAPKVGRRLSRTKTIK; from the coding sequence ATGTCATTTTCTTCGCTCGGTCTGCGCGCTGAACTATTGAGCGCGATTGCAACACAAGGATACACAACACCGACCCCGATCCAGAGTCAGGCGATCCCGGTCATCTTCGAAGGTTGCGATTTGCTTGCCGGCGCTCAAACCGGTACCGGCAAAACAGCCGCATTTGCTTTGCCGATCGTGCAGATGCTGAGTGAAACGACCACCTACAAAAAGCGCCGGCATCCCAGGGCCCTGGTTCTGGTTCCTACCCGTGAGCTTGCCGCCCAGGTCAGCGAGCAGATGCAGAACTACGGTCGTCGTCTGTCTTTGCGTTCCATCAAGATCTACGGTGGTGTCAACATCCGGCCGCAGATGGAGCGTTTGGACCGGGGTGTTGATATTGTGGTCGCAACGCCAGGCAGGCTTCTGGATCACGCTGAACGTGGCACGATCAAACTTAACGAAATTGAATTCCTGGTTCTGGACGAAGCGGATCGCATGCTCGACCTCGGCTTTATTGATGACATCCTTCGGGTGGCGGAATTCCTGCCGGGAGATCGACAGAACCTGCTCTTCTCGGCTACATATTCAAAGAGCATCAAGCAGCTTGCTGACGAACTGCTCGATCAACCACGAAGGATCGAAGTCGAACGCCGTAACATCGCTGCTGATGCGATCACCCAGGCGATCTATCCGGTTGAGCGCAGTCGCAAGCGTGAAATGCTTTCGCATCTGATCCGTAAGGGCAATTGGAGCCAGGTTCTTGTTTTCACGCGCACCCGCTATGGTGCCGATAAGTTGACCGACGAGTTGCTCTTTGACGGGATCAAGGCCGCCCCCATCCACAGCAACAAGAGTCAGTCGATCAGAACGCGGACCCTGGCAGAATTCAAGAAGGGTGAAGTACGTGTGCTTGTGGCAACTGATGTCGCCGCACGCGGGCTTGATATTGCAAATCTGCCTTACGTTGTTAATTACGAGTTGCCCCAGGTCCCGGAAGACTACGTACACAGGATCGGTCGCACCGGCCGGGCAGGGGAAGATGGTGTTGCGATTTCGCTGGTTTGCCCTGCTGAGCAGGCACGGCTGGTGGAAATTGAAAAGCTGCTTGAATATGCCATTCCGCAGGAATCAATTGCCGAATTCCCCGTGATTGCAGTCAAGCGAGGAGTCAAGGCGAAACCCGGGAAAAAAGCCAAGGGCGCGTCCAAATCTAAACAAAAATCTGCCAAGGCGAAATCTCCTGCAAAGACCAAAAAGGCCGCAGCAAAACCTGCGAAAGCCAAGTCTCCGACCAAGACCACAACAGGTCGACGGGGTAAAGCTGACACCAAGTCCCCTGCGCCCAAGGTCGGTCGCCGATTGAGCAGGACGAAAACGATTAAGTAG
- a CDS encoding RluA family pseudouridine synthase encodes MTILHEDKDLLVVEKPSGLLTVGTARDKARTAHYLLNNYVRKGDPKSRNRVYVVHRLDQETSGILLFAKSEKAKQFLQEHWDETDKYYLAIVHGRLTPPEGKISTYLAENKAHNVYSTGDVTKGKLSHTEYRVLQETRENSLVEVHLLTGRKHQIRVHFAEQGQPVLGDRKYGTTARAAKRLALHARTISFLHPFNGRRMKFDAGVPEDFVRMLG; translated from the coding sequence ATGACCATTCTCCACGAAGATAAGGATCTGCTCGTGGTCGAGAAACCTTCAGGACTGCTGACCGTCGGCACGGCACGGGACAAGGCGCGCACGGCCCACTACCTGCTTAATAATTATGTTCGCAAAGGCGACCCGAAGTCGCGCAACCGGGTGTACGTGGTTCATCGCCTCGACCAGGAGACCTCCGGGATTCTACTATTTGCCAAAAGTGAAAAGGCCAAGCAGTTCCTGCAGGAACACTGGGATGAAACCGACAAATACTATCTAGCCATAGTTCACGGCCGATTGACGCCTCCTGAGGGCAAAATCTCCACCTATCTCGCCGAAAACAAAGCTCACAATGTCTACTCAACCGGTGACGTTACCAAGGGCAAGCTCTCTCATACGGAGTACCGGGTTCTTCAGGAGACCAGGGAAAACAGCCTAGTAGAAGTTCATCTGCTCACAGGCCGCAAGCATCAAATCCGTGTGCATTTCGCAGAGCAGGGGCAACCTGTTTTGGGAGACCGGAAGTACGGCACCACCGCTCGGGCGGCGAAACGACTCGCTCTGCATGCCCGCACGATCAGCTTCCTTCACCCTTTTAACGGCAGGCGGATGAAATTTGATGCCGGGGTACCGGAGGATTTTGTCAGGATGTTAGGCTAA
- a CDS encoding site-2 protease family protein, giving the protein MSDPQSESKEDVQFTFEPIAPPPAKKGLLSKFGPIGLLLFFVFGKLKYLAVILQVGKFKTFITMLISIWAYAMFWGWPFAVGFVALLFIHEMGHVVALRMMGIKATAPMFIPFMGAFIGMKQMPKDAFAEALMAYGGPLLGTLGAIGCAGVGMLTGNPFWYALATTGFLLNLFNLLPISPLDGGRIIGVISPKLWVLGLIGAVGLFYLTWSPIIALIIIMGSLQIYGSSKRSAVEKARYYAVTPGKRIGMGLAFLALLAVTSFGMLAMQIPLDKFQQQGAAVQQTPKDYKSQVQVR; this is encoded by the coding sequence ATGAGTGATCCACAGTCAGAGTCTAAAGAGGATGTTCAATTTACCTTTGAGCCGATTGCCCCACCACCGGCTAAAAAGGGTTTACTGAGCAAGTTCGGGCCAATCGGCCTGTTGCTCTTTTTTGTTTTCGGTAAACTTAAATACCTCGCGGTAATCCTGCAGGTCGGCAAGTTCAAAACCTTCATCACCATGCTGATCAGCATTTGGGCCTACGCTATGTTCTGGGGGTGGCCCTTCGCGGTCGGCTTTGTCGCGTTGCTGTTTATTCATGAAATGGGGCATGTGGTGGCCCTGAGGATGATGGGGATCAAGGCGACGGCGCCTATGTTTATCCCCTTTATGGGCGCATTTATTGGTATGAAGCAGATGCCCAAAGATGCTTTTGCCGAAGCGCTGATGGCCTATGGCGGCCCTTTACTTGGCACCCTGGGCGCAATCGGCTGTGCCGGAGTCGGCATGCTAACCGGCAACCCCTTCTGGTATGCGCTGGCGACAACCGGCTTCTTGCTTAATCTCTTCAACCTGTTGCCAATCTCCCCCCTCGACGGTGGCCGGATTATCGGGGTTATCAGCCCTAAATTATGGGTTCTCGGCCTGATCGGAGCGGTCGGGCTCTTTTATCTGACCTGGTCTCCGATTATCGCCTTGATTATCATCATGGGCAGTCTGCAAATCTATGGTTCGAGCAAACGTTCAGCCGTTGAAAAGGCTCGCTACTATGCGGTGACTCCAGGGAAACGGATCGGCATGGGTCTGGCTTTTCTGGCCCTGCTGGCGGTGACCTCTTTCGGCATGTTGGCGATGCAGATTCCCCTTGATAAATTTCAGCAACAAGGGGCTGCTGTTCAACAAACACCAAAGGACTATAAGTCGCAGGTTCAGGTCCGCTAG
- the lhgO gene encoding L-2-hydroxyglutarate oxidase — translation MSTNIDLVVIGGGIVGCATALAISSRNPNLKIALLEKEASLASHQTGHNSGVIHAGLYYKPGSMKAETCASGREALYRFCNVYDIPHQRCGKVVVAVDDTELPALEELERRGKANGLEGLQRLSVAQLQEHEPHVRGVAGLFVPQTGIVDYVRVTQKLAELFQSRGGVVHLNSPVSKIQTKQDGYLIHSGHKTFEARSLVNCAGLHADQIARLAGLRPKLRIIPFRGEYYEFKPERSKLVNHLIYPVPDPLMPFLGVHFTRMIDGTVEAGPNAVLAWQREGYRRSDISLPDLAGTFAFAGFWKLSARFWKTGIEEYRRSFSKKQFVKSLQRLMPEVRESDLVSGGSGVRAQAVDNEGRMVDDFCIQTEGRMVHVLNAPSPAATASLSIAEHIADQVMATIT, via the coding sequence ATGAGCACAAACATCGACTTGGTTGTCATTGGCGGAGGCATCGTAGGCTGTGCCACTGCACTTGCGATCAGCTCCCGCAATCCCAATCTGAAAATAGCTCTATTAGAGAAAGAAGCAAGCCTGGCATCTCATCAAACCGGCCACAATAGTGGTGTGATCCACGCCGGTCTCTACTACAAGCCTGGTTCCATGAAAGCGGAAACCTGCGCGTCTGGGCGAGAGGCTCTTTACCGCTTTTGCAATGTCTATGACATCCCTCATCAGCGTTGTGGCAAGGTCGTTGTTGCTGTTGATGATACAGAATTGCCCGCGTTGGAGGAGCTGGAACGCCGAGGGAAAGCGAATGGTCTTGAGGGTTTGCAAAGGCTTTCAGTGGCTCAATTGCAGGAGCATGAGCCGCATGTTCGAGGAGTTGCCGGCTTGTTTGTGCCACAGACCGGAATCGTTGACTATGTTCGTGTTACGCAGAAGCTCGCTGAACTTTTTCAGTCTCGTGGTGGTGTGGTTCACCTGAACTCACCGGTCTCGAAGATTCAAACGAAGCAGGATGGCTACCTGATCCATAGTGGTCACAAAACCTTTGAAGCCCGCAGCCTGGTGAATTGTGCCGGTCTGCACGCAGATCAGATTGCTCGTCTGGCCGGGCTCCGCCCAAAGTTAAGGATCATCCCGTTCCGCGGTGAATACTATGAATTCAAACCGGAGCGCAGCAAGCTTGTGAATCATTTGATCTACCCGGTGCCAGATCCGTTGATGCCGTTTCTCGGCGTCCATTTTACGCGTATGATCGATGGCACTGTCGAAGCAGGGCCGAACGCCGTATTGGCTTGGCAGCGCGAAGGCTATCGACGCAGTGATATTTCATTGCCCGATCTGGCTGGCACTTTTGCGTTTGCTGGTTTCTGGAAATTGTCGGCCCGTTTCTGGAAGACGGGGATTGAGGAATACAGACGTTCTTTCTCGAAAAAACAGTTCGTGAAAAGCCTGCAGCGGCTTATGCCCGAAGTCCGGGAAAGTGACCTGGTGTCAGGTGGCAGCGGCGTGCGTGCCCAGGCCGTTGATAACGAGGGCAGGATGGTCGATGATTTCTGCATCCAGACGGAAGGGCGCATGGTGCACGTTCTCAATGCTCCTTCACCGGCAGCAACGGCCTCTTTGAGTATCGCAGAGCATATTGCTGACCAGGTCATGGCGACAATAACATAG
- a CDS encoding DUF58 domain-containing protein: MQHSPKISRPPEVSINLADLIALRGKSRGFSLRPGQIRAAQNGAYLSRVRGRGMEFAEVRGYQQGDDVRSIDWRVTARQGKPHTKLFQEERERAVLLAVDYRRPMFFATRGSFKAVQASKLAALLAWRSLQQGDRVGAFLFSEERQCELRPQLGKAGVLTLLRQMVADPAWQRPLHQPFEPQQRLAQTLMRLRRVARPGSLILLLSDFSQWDEQVEKQLSLLSRHNDLGLIFCHDPLEAELPPAGSYRVSDGRNDLTMSTLDRSGRDHYRDKFAQHLETIEQFCRQRRSLFLTCATNQAPLDCLQQDLLKRSGG, encoded by the coding sequence GTGCAACACTCCCCGAAAATATCCAGACCGCCGGAAGTCAGTATCAACCTGGCCGATCTGATCGCCTTGCGCGGTAAAAGTCGCGGTTTTTCCCTGCGCCCCGGCCAGATCCGTGCTGCGCAGAACGGTGCCTATCTGAGTCGGGTGCGAGGACGCGGCATGGAGTTCGCTGAAGTGCGCGGCTACCAGCAAGGCGATGATGTACGCAGCATCGACTGGCGGGTCACGGCACGCCAGGGCAAGCCTCACACCAAGCTATTCCAGGAAGAACGTGAACGGGCGGTGTTGCTCGCCGTCGATTATCGACGTCCGATGTTTTTTGCCACCCGTGGTTCGTTCAAGGCGGTGCAGGCATCGAAACTGGCGGCACTCCTGGCCTGGCGATCCCTGCAACAGGGTGACCGGGTGGGTGCCTTTCTCTTCTCTGAAGAACGCCAGTGCGAACTACGCCCGCAGCTCGGCAAAGCCGGCGTGCTCACCTTGTTAAGGCAAATGGTGGCAGACCCGGCCTGGCAACGCCCCTTGCACCAGCCCTTTGAACCACAGCAGCGGCTCGCCCAGACCCTGATGCGCCTGCGTCGGGTCGCACGCCCAGGCAGCCTGATTTTACTGTTGAGTGATTTTTCCCAATGGGACGAACAGGTTGAGAAGCAACTAAGCCTGCTCAGTCGACATAACGACCTGGGTCTAATCTTCTGCCATGACCCACTCGAGGCAGAGCTGCCTCCTGCCGGCAGCTACCGGGTCAGCGACGGCAGAAATGATCTGACCATGAGCACCCTTGATCGTTCCGGCCGCGACCATTATCGCGACAAATTCGCACAGCACCTTGAGACTATTGAGCAGTTTTGCCGTCAGAGGCGCAGCCTGTTTCTGACCTGCGCCACCAACCAGGCCCCACTGGACTGTCTGCAGCAGGATTTACTTAAGCGAAGCGGAGGCTGA
- a CDS encoding MoxR family ATPase — protein MNEIQAVFSDLSNSLSTQVLGQPHLIERLLIALLADGHLLVEGAPGLAKTRAIQKLGEHIEANFHRIQFTPDLLPADLTGTDIFRPQDSSFVFQPGPLFHNLILADEINRAPAKVQSALLEAMAERQITIGQTSYPLDDPFLVMATQNPIEQEGTYPLPEAQLDRFLLHVMVGYPQVATEQQILNLARNEARNGRAAKEEKAAQLSNRQLQEARSQVLDLYLADNLEEYLLQLVLATRQPEPYGEDLAGWIQYGASPRASIALDRCSRARAWLAGRDFVSPEDIQSLAFDVLRHRVLLTYEAEAEGVNVDRLVAELIARVPVP, from the coding sequence ATGAATGAAATCCAGGCTGTTTTTTCTGATCTGTCGAATTCGTTAAGCACCCAGGTCCTCGGACAACCACACCTGATCGAGCGCCTGCTGATTGCCTTGCTGGCCGATGGCCACCTGCTCGTTGAAGGTGCTCCGGGGTTGGCCAAAACCCGTGCCATTCAGAAACTTGGCGAACATATAGAAGCAAATTTTCATCGCATCCAATTCACGCCGGATCTCCTGCCTGCAGACCTGACCGGTACCGACATTTTTCGACCACAGGACAGCAGCTTCGTGTTTCAACCCGGGCCGCTCTTTCACAACCTGATCCTGGCAGACGAGATCAATCGCGCCCCTGCCAAGGTCCAGTCTGCACTACTCGAAGCGATGGCCGAACGTCAGATTACCATCGGCCAGACCAGCTACCCACTCGACGATCCGTTTCTGGTTATGGCGACCCAGAACCCGATTGAGCAGGAAGGCACCTATCCGCTCCCTGAAGCGCAGCTCGACCGTTTTCTGCTGCATGTGATGGTCGGTTACCCGCAGGTTGCAACGGAACAACAAATCCTGAACCTGGCACGCAACGAAGCGAGAAACGGCAGAGCGGCAAAAGAGGAAAAAGCTGCGCAGCTCAGCAACAGGCAGTTACAAGAAGCCCGCTCACAGGTTCTGGATCTCTACCTGGCAGACAACCTCGAAGAATACTTATTGCAGCTGGTGCTGGCCACCCGACAGCCTGAACCTTACGGCGAGGATCTGGCCGGCTGGATCCAGTACGGTGCCAGCCCCCGGGCAAGCATTGCCCTCGATCGTTGCTCGCGGGCACGCGCATGGCTGGCAGGTCGGGATTTTGTTAGCCCGGAGGATATCCAGTCCCTCGCCTTTGACGTCCTGCGTCACCGGGTGCTGTTGACCTATGAGGCTGAAGCCGAAGGAGTTAACGTCGATCGCCTAGTTGCTGAACTGATTGCCCGGGTTCCGGTGCCCTGA
- a CDS encoding YwbE family protein, translating to MNGQHREEITPGMAVMIILKKDQRSGKLTQGVVKDLLTKSPFHSHGIKVRLEDGQVGRVKSWCETD from the coding sequence ATGAATGGACAACATCGCGAAGAGATCACGCCTGGGATGGCGGTTATGATTATTCTGAAAAAAGATCAACGTAGCGGTAAGCTGACCCAGGGTGTGGTTAAAGATCTTTTGACCAAAAGCCCGTTTCATTCTCACGGCATCAAAGTTCGGCTTGAAGATGGGCAGGTTGGTCGGGTGAAGTCGTGGTGTGAGACGGATTGA
- a CDS encoding AMP nucleosidase: MVDRLQITKNWLPRYTGMPLDNFGEYILLTNFRHYVDMFAEMFSCDIHGESKPMQAATNSDGLTIVNFGIGSANAATIMDLLSAIQPKGVLFLGKCGGLKKSSEIGHFILPNAAIRGEGTSNDYFPAEVPALPSFKLHKFVSEKILELGHEYRTGVVYSTNRRIWEHDQNFMEKLQKMTSIGIDMETATIFIVGHYNVIARGALLLVSDVPLTPEGVKTEESDLMVTQRWADSHLKIGIDAMTEIGEKGEKIKHFQY; encoded by the coding sequence ATGGTCGACCGATTGCAGATCACCAAAAACTGGTTACCGCGCTACACCGGAATGCCGCTCGATAACTTTGGCGAGTACATTTTGCTGACCAACTTCAGACACTATGTCGACATGTTCGCGGAAATGTTCTCCTGCGATATCCACGGTGAAAGTAAACCAATGCAGGCGGCAACCAACAGTGATGGCCTGACCATTGTCAACTTCGGCATAGGCTCAGCGAACGCTGCCACCATCATGGATCTGCTCAGCGCCATACAGCCCAAGGGAGTGCTGTTTCTCGGCAAATGTGGAGGATTGAAGAAATCATCGGAAATCGGTCACTTCATACTGCCGAATGCCGCAATTCGCGGGGAAGGGACCAGTAACGATTATTTCCCGGCCGAAGTACCGGCGCTGCCCTCGTTCAAACTACATAAATTTGTTTCCGAGAAAATTCTCGAACTCGGTCACGAGTACCGAACGGGCGTAGTTTACTCGACCAATCGACGTATCTGGGAACACGACCAGAATTTTATGGAAAAGTTGCAAAAGATGACCAGCATCGGCATCGACATGGAAACCGCGACGATCTTTATCGTCGGACACTACAATGTCATCGCTCGCGGTGCCCTGTTGCTGGTCTCGGATGTGCCCCTCACCCCCGAAGGCGTCAAAACCGAAGAGTCAGACCTGATGGTGACTCAACGATGGGCTGACAGCCACTTGAAGATAGGCATTGATGCAATGACCGAAATTGGGGAAAAGGGAGAGAAAATCAAGCACTTTCAGTATTAA
- a CDS encoding ribonuclease H: MKDLILLTDGSMHAQSKIGYGAYLAVPEPGLSLEALIAQVCVKRFTQTSSTKLELQSLLWALSDIQVSGRKVIIYTDSQNIINLPGRREQLNRKAYRSSKNRLLNNHELYQEFYRLTDLLDYELVKVHGHLASKQKDDVDRLFTLVDRASRQALRAELSAVGPLGSD; the protein is encoded by the coding sequence ATGAAAGACTTGATTCTCCTTACTGATGGCAGTATGCATGCTCAGTCCAAGATTGGCTATGGGGCTTACCTCGCAGTGCCTGAACCCGGGCTTTCGTTGGAGGCGTTGATAGCACAAGTGTGTGTTAAGCGTTTCACCCAAACCTCTTCAACAAAACTCGAGTTGCAGTCATTGCTATGGGCGTTGAGTGATATTCAGGTATCAGGGCGGAAGGTGATTATTTACACGGATTCGCAGAATATCATCAACTTGCCAGGCAGACGTGAACAACTGAATCGCAAGGCTTATCGCTCAAGCAAAAACAGGCTGCTTAATAACCATGAGCTGTATCAGGAGTTTTATCGTCTGACCGATCTGCTCGATTATGAATTGGTGAAGGTGCACGGCCATCTGGCGTCGAAACAAAAGGACGATGTTGACCGGCTCTTTACGCTTGTGGATAGAGCGTCCAGGCAGGCTCTTAGAGCAGAGTTGTCGGCTGTTGGGCCATTGGGGTCGGACTGA
- a CDS encoding zinc ribbon domain-containing protein — MKKCLFCAEDIQDEAIKWKHCSEFLDPSFSPRVETEKLPWYFRTTFIVLALCSVGPLALPMIWWRPQTTLAWKFGLTIGILLLSWVLYLLTLESLRSIQEYYGFLESL, encoded by the coding sequence ATGAAAAAATGTCTCTTCTGCGCTGAAGACATTCAAGATGAGGCGATAAAGTGGAAACATTGCAGTGAGTTTTTGGACCCCTCCTTTTCCCCACGTGTCGAAACAGAAAAATTGCCTTGGTATTTCCGAACCACGTTTATTGTTCTCGCTCTTTGTAGCGTGGGCCCTCTGGCGTTACCCATGATCTGGTGGCGGCCACAAACGACCCTGGCATGGAAGTTCGGCCTCACCATCGGCATTCTTTTGCTTAGCTGGGTTTTGTACCTGCTCACGTTGGAGTCCCTGCGTAGTATCCAGGAGTATTACGGTTTTCTTGAAAGCCTATAA